The Luteimonas galliterrae genome contains a region encoding:
- a CDS encoding ThuA domain-containing protein, producing the protein MAAFLLVACHKEPPKKIVLIGGAKSEGPARHDYPNGVRILKAILESSPDAQNVTVAAYPGGWPKDPRALDGAATIVLYFDGLDKHPLLDAAHRAQFEAAMRRGAGVVALHQASTVPPGNDMDLPRWLGGARYGMFDRTTQWTQPVSTQPAHPVSRGVGAISYRDEFYPTLRFRSGTVPILKAQLHPQYRDGKYLVDDVAETRDIAWIYEREGGGRSFGFTGAHYLQALDEPNVRKLLLNAIYWTAGLDVPEAGVGSGLSDAATQAARKAMQAGPSPDKPASPDMLTFHNDRGRSGWRSRETVLTPAGVSGDAFGLVWESPQLDSVDGYPPRLYASPLFVDRMRISEGPHRGEIFPAVIAASSNGFVYAINAARTGDVAPGRILWRARLGAPCHLQPAPLDGVPTGILSTPVVDLARQRIYVTHCDPDKRWQAYALELGNGKILPGWPVRLDEDTFNALNRNAGPERVPPKRRFDFRVQRGALNLSPDGAMLYAVFGETETGWIAAVDTAAAKVKSAFAAVAMPHRGSGGIWGAGGPAVDAQGHVYVVTGSGFDGYADAPNDWTQSVLKLSQPGADGFALRGTYTPFNYCRTAKMDIDLGSGGAVLLRDRDPATTATPQLMAVGGKQGNVYLLDRSRLPGRLDRRQPCGDDASKDGSLLPPTPQKQFGKRGPLNVFGPYSEQDAALDLARARSVPATFRDADGKDYLFVTGNTKAKQGSSTSVPPSVARLEVVTTPGRPAYLRIGRTQPTLVLGNPGSPFVTSDGARNAIVWILDENASRSALLQGPDAPRPVLYALDAATLRILWQSAPGELFTSGKYNEPGFGRGQVFVGTDRIQAFGLGGRKFAGRAAEEPAAAPAPAAAAAATTSLDGEAIYRQRCAICHDHPQGNIPPRSLIAARPRERIIEALTSGAMRAQAQGLSPEQIDSVARYLK; encoded by the coding sequence TTGGCGGCCTTCCTGTTGGTCGCCTGCCACAAGGAACCCCCGAAGAAGATCGTCCTGATCGGCGGCGCCAAGAGCGAAGGGCCGGCGCGTCACGATTATCCGAACGGCGTCCGGATACTGAAGGCGATCCTGGAATCGTCGCCTGATGCGCAAAACGTGACGGTCGCGGCCTACCCGGGCGGCTGGCCGAAAGACCCCCGCGCACTCGACGGCGCAGCGACTATCGTCCTGTACTTCGACGGCCTGGACAAACATCCTCTGCTCGATGCGGCGCACCGCGCGCAATTCGAAGCCGCGATGCGGCGCGGCGCCGGCGTGGTGGCGCTGCACCAAGCGTCGACCGTGCCGCCAGGCAACGATATGGATCTGCCGCGCTGGCTGGGCGGAGCGCGTTACGGCATGTTCGATCGAACCACACAGTGGACGCAACCGGTATCGACGCAGCCTGCGCATCCGGTAAGCCGCGGTGTGGGTGCGATCTCCTACCGCGACGAGTTCTATCCCACCTTGCGATTCCGCAGCGGTACTGTGCCCATCCTGAAAGCCCAGCTCCACCCGCAGTACCGCGACGGCAAATACCTGGTCGACGACGTGGCGGAAACGCGCGATATCGCCTGGATTTACGAGCGCGAAGGCGGCGGCCGTTCGTTCGGATTCACCGGCGCGCACTATCTTCAGGCGCTGGACGAACCGAACGTCAGGAAGCTGCTGCTCAACGCCATCTACTGGACGGCCGGACTGGATGTGCCGGAAGCCGGCGTCGGTTCCGGCCTGAGCGATGCGGCGACGCAGGCCGCACGGAAGGCGATGCAGGCCGGCCCATCGCCGGACAAGCCCGCCTCGCCGGACATGCTCACGTTCCATAACGATCGCGGACGCAGCGGTTGGCGATCCCGCGAGACCGTACTGACGCCGGCAGGCGTATCCGGCGACGCGTTCGGCTTGGTTTGGGAATCGCCGCAGCTGGACAGCGTCGACGGCTATCCGCCGCGCCTGTACGCATCGCCCTTGTTCGTCGACCGCATGCGCATCTCGGAAGGGCCGCATCGCGGAGAAATCTTCCCCGCGGTTATCGCCGCCAGCAGCAACGGCTTCGTCTACGCCATCAACGCGGCCAGGACGGGCGACGTGGCGCCGGGCAGGATCCTGTGGCGCGCCCGGCTCGGCGCGCCCTGCCATCTGCAGCCCGCGCCGCTCGACGGCGTGCCCACCGGCATTCTCAGCACGCCGGTGGTCGACCTCGCGCGGCAGCGCATCTACGTCACGCATTGCGATCCGGACAAGCGCTGGCAGGCGTACGCGCTCGAACTCGGCAACGGCAAGATATTGCCGGGCTGGCCGGTGCGATTGGATGAGGATACGTTCAACGCGCTCAACCGGAATGCGGGCCCGGAACGCGTGCCGCCGAAGCGCCGTTTCGATTTCCGCGTACAGCGCGGCGCCTTGAACCTGAGTCCGGATGGCGCCATGTTGTATGCCGTGTTCGGAGAAACCGAAACCGGTTGGATCGCCGCGGTGGATACCGCAGCGGCGAAAGTGAAGAGCGCATTCGCCGCCGTCGCGATGCCGCACCGCGGCAGCGGCGGAATCTGGGGCGCCGGCGGGCCGGCCGTCGATGCGCAAGGCCATGTCTACGTCGTCACCGGCAGCGGATTCGACGGCTATGCGGATGCGCCGAACGACTGGACGCAATCGGTATTGAAACTGTCGCAGCCGGGCGCCGACGGTTTCGCGCTGCGCGGCACCTACACGCCGTTCAATTACTGTCGGACCGCGAAGATGGACATCGACCTGGGCTCGGGCGGCGCCGTGCTGCTGCGGGATCGCGATCCGGCCACGACGGCCACGCCGCAGCTGATGGCGGTCGGCGGCAAGCAAGGCAACGTCTACTTGCTGGACCGAAGCCGTCTGCCCGGCCGTCTCGATCGCCGCCAGCCTTGCGGCGACGATGCTTCGAAGGACGGTTCGCTGCTGCCGCCAACGCCGCAAAAGCAATTCGGCAAGCGCGGCCCGCTGAATGTCTTTGGTCCGTATTCCGAGCAGGATGCGGCACTGGATCTTGCGCGCGCGCGTTCGGTGCCGGCCACGTTCCGCGATGCGGACGGCAAGGATTATCTGTTCGTCACCGGCAACACCAAGGCGAAGCAAGGATCCTCGACGAGCGTGCCGCCTTCCGTGGCCAGGCTAGAAGTCGTGACGACGCCGGGGCGACCGGCCTATCTGCGCATCGGCCGCACGCAGCCGACCTTGGTGCTCGGCAATCCCGGGTCGCCCTTCGTAACCAGCGACGGGGCGCGCAACGCCATCGTCTGGATCCTGGACGAAAACGCCAGCCGCTCGGCGCTGCTGCAAGGCCCGGATGCGCCGCGGCCGGTGCTGTATGCGCTGGATGCGGCGACGTTGCGAATATTGTGGCAAAGCGCGCCTGGCGAACTTTTCACCAGCGGCAAATACAACGAACCCGGTTTCGGGCGCGGCCAGGTGTTCGTGGGCACCGACCGCATACAAGCCTTCGGCCTGGGCGGGCGCAAATTCGCCGGACGTGCAGCGGAAGAACCAGCGGCTGCGCCAGCACCCGCGGCGGCCGCTGCGGCGACGACAAGCCTGGATGGCGAAGCGATCTACCGCCAGCGCTGCGCGATCTGCCATGATCATCCCCAAGGCAATATTCCGCCGCGTTCGCTGATCGCCGCGCGGCCGCGCGAACGCATCATAGAGGCGCTGACTAGCGGCGCGATGCGCGCGCAGGCGCAGGGGCTCAGCCCGGAACAGATCGACAGCGTCGCACGGTATCTGAAATGA